Proteins encoded within one genomic window of Streptomyces sp. NBC_01142:
- a CDS encoding RNA ligase family protein, which translates to MLTSLVDAGNARPTEDFLLNLDALDLDALNSATKYPPIPTYHEIDRGTLLDNVVAFSDDVVLTEKVDGTNARVAVLPDGDYVIGSREDLLHARDDRVINETDSIVPALRSLADRLTAPAAGIRVYFFEVFGDKITKASKQYTGNRAVGYRLFDVAAVDASVLERPRPAISSWRKNGGQQFLAEDDLALAAMENGIELTPRLDRITADQLPTDLTGMQHFLATRLPSTRVALDDGAGGRPEGIVLRTSDRSLIAKARVEDYARTMQRHAAR; encoded by the coding sequence GTGCTCACCTCGCTTGTCGATGCCGGGAACGCCCGGCCCACGGAGGACTTCTTGCTCAATCTCGACGCGCTTGATCTCGACGCTCTGAACTCGGCGACGAAGTACCCGCCCATCCCCACGTACCACGAGATCGACCGCGGCACCTTGCTCGACAACGTGGTGGCCTTCAGCGACGACGTGGTTCTCACCGAGAAGGTGGACGGCACGAATGCGAGGGTCGCCGTCCTGCCTGACGGCGATTACGTGATCGGCAGCCGGGAGGACCTCCTTCACGCACGCGACGACCGTGTCATCAACGAGACCGACAGCATCGTTCCTGCCCTGCGGTCGCTGGCCGATCGCCTGACGGCGCCCGCAGCGGGCATCCGCGTCTACTTCTTCGAGGTCTTCGGCGACAAGATCACCAAGGCCAGCAAGCAGTACACCGGCAATCGCGCGGTGGGATACCGCCTCTTCGACGTCGCTGCCGTGGACGCCTCGGTCCTGGAGCGCCCGCGCCCCGCGATCAGTTCGTGGCGCAAGAACGGCGGCCAGCAGTTCCTCGCCGAGGACGACCTCGCTCTCGCGGCCATGGAGAACGGCATCGAGCTGACGCCGCGCCTGGACCGCATCACCGCGGACCAGCTCCCGACCGACCTGACCGGGATGCAGCACTTTCTCGCCACCCGCCTGCCCAGCACGCGCGTCGCGCTGGACGACGGCGCCGGAGGTCGTCCGGAGGGAATCGTTCTGCGCACGAGCGACCGTTCCCTGATCGCCAAGGCCCGCGTCGAGGACTACGCCCGCACGATGCAGCGCCACGCCGCGCGCTGA
- a CDS encoding VWA domain-containing protein has protein sequence MTSAPASAPPAQHEEADADLADARVALARRLGSIINTLADRDDVLLTMVWDSAPTADAAWFDPRLIKVTVNGAVALKDGIHPDQVDPLSISGRLRHPVIVGMSAHEAAHARSTRWGDWDTSAGRAVIRAAVLLEEPRIESRHLQERPGDRVFLRACASNIVLPAQRTASPLYDRWRAAAGAALILGRVDAGVLTRAEAQPVSTAVEAVLGTDDLGALRALWQEVLTLDDGDQDGLLDVARRWVEVIGADADEDLPGVGCAAGEPRAEAPTDDADSSDVIGAAVVAVAVAASVQAQISTGALPDPEQERQAEEDAARRQRERRAEAAAQQAAQQAARRVFTPAPAPSSRRSRPRNPVSGRRAPTPVERAAARRLGAALAKARFREPARVRVASALPPGRLSGRDAMLGAAQRTLGMPVTARPFRSKTRTHSQEPPVAVGVAVDVSGSMRAYTPIIASTAWMFAHGTREVAGKAATVAFGTAVTPIVSPGQPPSQVTEFHANDGNHRFTEATNALDGALNLSRHDGARVLVIVSDGHWEPEERIGGERLVRRLIRAGVHVLWFCLDPGSDVLPGAHRVDITQVSDIPAALSNALVSALRQA, from the coding sequence GTGACGAGCGCCCCGGCGTCCGCGCCGCCCGCCCAGCATGAGGAGGCCGATGCGGACCTCGCCGACGCCCGGGTCGCCCTCGCCCGTCGGCTCGGCTCCATCATCAACACCCTCGCCGACCGTGACGACGTACTGCTCACGATGGTGTGGGACAGCGCTCCGACGGCCGACGCAGCATGGTTCGACCCGCGGCTGATCAAGGTCACCGTCAACGGGGCGGTCGCCCTGAAGGACGGCATCCACCCGGACCAGGTCGACCCGCTCAGCATCTCGGGCAGGCTGCGGCATCCGGTGATCGTGGGGATGTCGGCCCACGAGGCCGCTCACGCCCGCAGCACCCGCTGGGGCGACTGGGACACTTCAGCGGGCCGGGCGGTGATCCGCGCGGCCGTACTGCTCGAAGAACCCCGGATCGAGTCCCGGCACCTTCAGGAACGCCCGGGTGACCGCGTCTTCCTGCGCGCCTGCGCGAGCAACATCGTGCTGCCCGCCCAGCGCACCGCCTCCCCGCTGTACGACCGGTGGCGGGCGGCGGCCGGCGCCGCCCTCATCCTGGGCCGGGTCGACGCGGGTGTTCTCACCCGGGCCGAAGCCCAGCCGGTGAGCACGGCCGTCGAGGCTGTCCTCGGCACCGACGATCTCGGCGCGCTGCGTGCCCTGTGGCAGGAGGTCCTGACGCTCGACGACGGCGACCAGGACGGCCTGCTCGACGTCGCCCGCCGGTGGGTCGAGGTCATCGGCGCGGATGCCGACGAGGACCTTCCCGGCGTCGGCTGCGCGGCGGGCGAGCCCCGTGCCGAAGCCCCCACGGACGACGCGGACAGCAGCGACGTGATCGGCGCAGCCGTGGTCGCCGTGGCCGTCGCCGCCTCGGTCCAGGCCCAGATCTCCACGGGGGCGTTGCCCGACCCCGAGCAGGAGCGCCAGGCCGAGGAGGATGCCGCCCGGCGTCAGCGCGAGCGCCGGGCCGAGGCGGCCGCCCAGCAGGCCGCTCAGCAGGCGGCCCGCCGGGTATTCACACCCGCCCCCGCTCCGTCCTCGCGCCGCTCTCGGCCGCGGAATCCCGTCAGCGGCCGCCGGGCACCCACACCGGTGGAGCGGGCAGCCGCCCGGCGGCTGGGAGCTGCCCTCGCGAAGGCACGGTTCCGCGAGCCCGCCCGTGTCCGGGTCGCCTCCGCGCTCCCGCCGGGCCGCCTGTCCGGCCGCGACGCCATGCTCGGCGCGGCGCAGCGCACCCTGGGGATGCCGGTGACCGCCCGCCCCTTCCGCTCCAAGACGCGCACACACTCGCAGGAGCCGCCGGTCGCCGTCGGCGTGGCCGTCGACGTCTCCGGCTCGATGCGCGCCTACACCCCGATCATCGCTTCGACGGCCTGGATGTTCGCGCACGGAACCCGCGAAGTCGCCGGGAAGGCCGCGACGGTTGCCTTCGGCACGGCCGTCACCCCGATCGTCTCCCCCGGACAGCCGCCCTCCCAGGTCACCGAGTTCCACGCGAACGACGGCAACCACCGCTTCACCGAAGCCACCAACGCCCTGGACGGCGCTCTGAACCTGTCCCGCCACGACGGCGCCCGCGTCCTGGTCATCGTGTCCGACGGCCACTGGGAGCCGGAGGAGCGCATCGGCGGCGAGCGTCTCGTGCGGCGCCTGATCCGGGCCGGAGTGCATGTGCTCTGGTTCTGCCTCGATCCCGGATCGGACGTTCTGCCCGGGGCTCACCGGGTGGACATCACCCAGGTCTCCGACATCCCCGCCGCCCTGAGCAACGCGCTGGTCTCCGCGCTGCGCCAGGCCTGA
- a CDS encoding AAA family ATPase — protein sequence MSTPFTNQMAQRGRTELEELERQHTQRRKPASSPPVLSSALSQVGPQIRPNGQLYQPRLLGGLEDLAFLRDARSHREHVLLVGPPGTGKTALSEAAFVLDAVPGQHSGLETIVGTASTEVADFVGTFIQNPATDAFEWVPGPLIRSIENDVPLLVDEIALIDPRELTVLYALMDGRGELHVTQNPALPPLKVGPNWFVIGACNPDVPGAHLSDALLSRFHHHVEVTTDWDLAADFGVPVDLITVAKNLESRKQQETYEGWIPQLRDALAFTETSRRFGQDFAVAGLLRKCPPQDRGEFAAVMKERFGESAPLSLGTRVPAGRR from the coding sequence TTGTCCACTCCGTTCACGAACCAGATGGCGCAGCGCGGCCGCACTGAACTGGAAGAGCTCGAGCGCCAGCACACCCAGCGGCGCAAGCCCGCCTCCTCTCCCCCCGTTCTCTCCTCGGCGCTCTCTCAGGTCGGCCCTCAGATCCGTCCGAACGGACAGCTGTACCAGCCCCGCCTGCTCGGCGGGCTGGAGGACCTCGCGTTCCTGCGCGACGCGCGCAGCCACCGCGAGCACGTCCTGCTCGTCGGACCGCCGGGCACCGGCAAGACCGCCCTGAGCGAGGCCGCGTTCGTCCTGGACGCCGTCCCCGGCCAGCACTCCGGCCTGGAGACGATCGTCGGCACCGCCAGCACCGAGGTCGCGGACTTCGTCGGCACCTTCATCCAGAACCCGGCCACGGACGCCTTCGAGTGGGTCCCCGGCCCTCTCATCCGCAGCATCGAGAACGACGTCCCACTCCTGGTCGACGAAATCGCCCTGATCGACCCCCGGGAACTGACCGTGCTGTACGCGCTCATGGACGGTCGCGGCGAGCTGCACGTCACCCAGAACCCGGCGCTGCCCCCGCTCAAGGTCGGCCCCAACTGGTTCGTCATCGGCGCCTGCAACCCCGATGTGCCCGGCGCGCACCTGAGCGACGCCCTGCTGAGCCGGTTCCACCACCACGTTGAGGTGACCACCGACTGGGACCTGGCCGCCGACTTCGGCGTACCGGTGGACCTGATCACCGTGGCCAAGAACCTGGAGAGCCGCAAGCAGCAGGAGACGTACGAAGGCTGGATCCCGCAGCTGCGCGACGCGCTGGCGTTCACCGAGACGAGTCGGCGGTTCGGCCAGGACTTCGCCGTCGCCGGCCTGCTGCGCAAGTGCCCGCCCCAGGACCGCGGCGAGTTCGCCGCAGTCATGAAGGAGAGGTTCGGCGAGAGCGCTCCTCTGTCCCTGGGCACCCGGGTTCCTGCGGGGCGCCGGTGA
- a CDS encoding WGR domain-containing protein, protein MTSSDDVPGFGWELHDDSGSSDKFYRLIVVTGPEPLALGLHGSRGQSGQIGLLRTGITAKEALNEVVKKSREKERKGYEASREFTVFHVPASIAGPNSAKDNAREIARYFGKYASQAGTELPNASYIPTV, encoded by the coding sequence TTGACTTCCAGCGACGACGTACCCGGCTTCGGCTGGGAACTCCACGACGACAGCGGCAGCAGCGACAAGTTCTACCGCCTCATCGTCGTCACCGGGCCCGAGCCGCTCGCGCTCGGCCTGCACGGAAGCCGCGGTCAGTCCGGCCAGATTGGACTGCTGCGTACGGGCATCACCGCAAAGGAAGCGCTGAACGAGGTGGTGAAGAAGTCCCGCGAGAAGGAGAGGAAGGGCTACGAGGCGAGCCGGGAGTTCACCGTCTTCCACGTCCCCGCCTCGATCGCCGGCCCCAACAGCGCCAAGGACAACGCCCGCGAGATCGCGCGCTACTTCGGCAAGTACGCCAGCCAGGCGGGCACCGAGCTCCCCAACGCCTCCTACATCCCGACCGTCTAA
- a CDS encoding DUF6248 family natural product biosynthesis protein, whose amino-acid sequence MTRPVRRPQRQLTEAELEDVRGVQTLNLHRMLHLGLVDPVPNPSPMTEDEGARVREHVWPAFFHRIDDGYAFGFWRWALCERGTCWNCLAGRCEWCMHRQKGRPDACDNAEPVHNQHGRTVATLIPRPGGEPCVWWCRCPCPKDDARPPTGPALTVATPRQSGSLTLGSGSGPDGQDPLPGL is encoded by the coding sequence GTGACCCGTCCCGTCCGGCGTCCTCAGCGCCAGCTCACCGAGGCTGAGCTCGAAGACGTGCGCGGGGTGCAGACCCTCAATCTGCACCGCATGCTCCACCTCGGCCTTGTCGATCCGGTGCCCAACCCGTCCCCGATGACCGAGGACGAGGGCGCCCGGGTCCGCGAGCACGTCTGGCCGGCGTTCTTCCACCGGATCGACGACGGATACGCCTTCGGATTCTGGCGCTGGGCCTTGTGCGAGAGGGGCACCTGCTGGAACTGTCTGGCCGGACGCTGCGAGTGGTGCATGCACCGACAGAAGGGCCGCCCCGACGCCTGCGACAACGCCGAACCCGTACACAACCAGCACGGCCGGACCGTCGCCACCCTCATCCCCCGCCCCGGCGGCGAGCCGTGCGTGTGGTGGTGCCGGTGCCCCTGCCCGAAGGACGACGCCCGGCCGCCCACCGGCCCGGCTCTCACGGTCGCTACGCCGCGCCAGAGCGGCTCGCTCACGCTCGGCTCCGGAAGCGGACCCGACGGCCAGGACCCGCTTCCCGGCCTGTGA
- a CDS encoding radical SAM protein: MTIAPESPTTTTPLIPGFLELEITRRCQLMCASHCYAEAGPTQGHGIMTSDDWKRVISEAAALGVKRVQFIGGEATLHPDFAELVEHALAEELGVEVYSNLYRVRLEHWALFTRPGVTLATSYYADTDEGHDQVTGRKGSHAATRANLIEARRRGIHVRVGIVDVLDGQRVDQARAELEALGITDVHTDRVRGVGNAVQGGGLPSTSALCGRCANGIAAILSDGTVTPCVLGRFLPAGQVQGTALERVFASPRWQQVAASIPVSRHDPCGPDCGPNDDSQGGGGTCGPADDGVIPSTAG, from the coding sequence GTGACGATCGCACCCGAATCCCCGACGACGACAACCCCTCTCATCCCGGGCTTCCTTGAGTTGGAGATCACCCGCCGCTGTCAGCTCATGTGCGCCTCGCACTGCTACGCCGAAGCGGGCCCGACGCAGGGGCACGGCATCATGACCAGCGACGACTGGAAGCGAGTCATCAGCGAGGCCGCCGCACTCGGCGTCAAGAGGGTTCAATTCATCGGCGGCGAAGCCACGCTCCACCCCGACTTCGCCGAACTCGTTGAGCACGCCCTCGCGGAGGAGCTCGGGGTTGAGGTGTACTCGAACCTGTACCGTGTCCGCCTCGAACACTGGGCCCTCTTCACCCGGCCCGGCGTCACCCTGGCTACCTCGTACTACGCCGACACCGACGAGGGACACGACCAGGTGACCGGCCGCAAGGGCTCCCACGCCGCGACGCGTGCGAACCTCATCGAGGCGCGCCGGCGCGGCATTCACGTACGGGTGGGGATTGTTGACGTCCTCGACGGGCAGCGCGTCGACCAGGCCCGCGCGGAACTGGAAGCGCTCGGCATCACGGACGTGCACACCGATCGAGTTCGAGGCGTCGGCAATGCCGTCCAAGGCGGTGGCCTGCCGTCCACATCCGCGCTGTGCGGCCGGTGCGCCAACGGCATCGCCGCGATCCTGTCGGACGGAACCGTGACCCCCTGCGTGCTGGGCCGTTTCCTGCCGGCCGGGCAGGTCCAAGGAACCGCACTGGAGCGGGTGTTCGCCTCGCCGCGGTGGCAGCAGGTCGCCGCGAGTATCCCGGTCAGCCGCCACGACCCGTGCGGTCCCGACTGCGGTCCCAACGACGACAGTCAGGGCGGCGGCGGAACCTGTGGCCCCGCCGACGACGGGGTCATCCCGAGCACCGCAGGCTGA
- a CDS encoding DUF4238 domain-containing protein codes for MSKPKKHHYVPQMYLRNFADADNRTQVVRLAQQTSNTARINTIAAENHFHRFTVDGEETLYVEEIATKIEGRAAQPLLRLIDPQKRRWPLPNDDRLSLAFFIAFQFMRVPVARDLYASMVAQLPDILGLTFPAEFEDLDVPLLHGASMVSEALPEGAAALCNRAWTILDFKLKTLATSDVPVVVLPDEGVTPRTAAGFMSPGGMYLPLARRTALFIGPPGTSPEGDRMMRGNALLARLFNSATVQWARDCIFHHPEDDPLHGIELPGPRRGEVRWEGMGHPGA; via the coding sequence GTGAGCAAGCCTAAGAAGCACCACTATGTTCCGCAGATGTACCTGCGGAACTTCGCGGACGCGGACAACCGAACGCAGGTCGTGCGGCTTGCCCAACAGACGTCGAACACGGCCCGGATCAACACGATTGCGGCGGAGAACCATTTCCACCGCTTCACCGTCGATGGCGAGGAGACCCTGTACGTCGAGGAGATAGCCACCAAGATCGAAGGACGTGCGGCCCAGCCGCTGCTCAGGCTGATCGATCCGCAGAAGCGTCGGTGGCCTCTTCCGAACGACGATCGGCTGTCCCTCGCCTTCTTCATCGCGTTCCAGTTCATGCGCGTCCCGGTGGCGCGGGACCTCTACGCGAGCATGGTCGCGCAGTTGCCCGACATCCTTGGCCTGACCTTTCCGGCGGAGTTCGAGGACCTTGACGTACCGCTGCTGCACGGCGCTTCGATGGTGAGTGAGGCCCTGCCCGAGGGGGCGGCAGCACTCTGCAACCGGGCCTGGACGATCCTCGACTTCAAGCTGAAAACACTCGCGACCTCCGACGTCCCAGTCGTGGTACTGCCCGACGAGGGCGTCACACCGCGGACTGCCGCCGGCTTCATGTCACCCGGTGGAATGTACCTCCCGCTGGCCCGCCGTACGGCGCTGTTCATCGGGCCGCCCGGGACCAGCCCGGAGGGCGACCGCATGATGCGGGGAAATGCTCTGCTGGCCCGCCTCTTCAACTCTGCGACCGTTCAGTGGGCACGCGACTGCATCTTCCACCATCCCGAGGATGATCCGCTGCACGGGATCGAGTTGCCGGGACCACGGCGCGGGGAAGTCCGGTGGGAGGGCATGGGCCACCCCGGCGCATGA
- a CDS encoding MXAN_6230/SCO0854 family RING domain-containing protein, whose protein sequence is MTTTTITTTTGARRGLAAALLSRRGSVYLNAPAPAPATPKTSADSLAGITLLEADLLERGFLVSNDLRQALARSTDTQLVTAGRALLADVDAALGADRDHTPLFRSFPASTPADTLSFYVDRVLSVLLQAPEQPCVLCSANDTVHAVAPCAHLVCTACFDGADFSACPICHRRIDADDPFLRPQHHRRSAGFRRALPDRLRVLNYGGSLTDRTADAAAELAGLLSRTGALSPQDTDDLATLLDEAGDRTDVSWLPEAIPGRETKARVLAWLLDEADQYKVVLPAVISRITTATDVLRLAAVRSGGDAGLVNPTRFTAIPRPLRRALLQALDHLDVTLVAEDMDRHAQGWKHLAERLHPFEYATRYPYAALAFAALRETTLTDDALSRSLRATARNVPIANTNRPKVALALWSAQVETALASADVHRVLPLLAQRPGEFLRRLDHVLRLAESDRAHIVLDALERAVPHVAPAVVLSALGEIRTRARKGTERVFFPKGGNAKAHIVADERASLAGAVVDNAVTILTGEILRRAGRLTPVDTAVIDAGLDGVIAPFAERTASRALVTLPRGSELPLPDGRTVRLFLHWMESATSGRTDLDLSAAMFNDDWQHVGTCDYTRLRYEGSAAVHSGDLQSAPAPQGASEFVDLDLDKLAAAGVRYLVAVVFSYNNVAFDDLADAFAGFMARDEDGNTGAAFDPRQVEQRFDLTGQSRASVPLLIDVKGRTMRWLDIVRGVTGTNHAVHRHASDLATLGEGLTGLFTSGARVGLGELATWQAASRARTVVVRHLDGSTTAYRRRTEETTVAFAARIGTPHADEGLDLDATDVHLAYLVRGDLALAEGGEAYALYPAGLDARQVRLLGASDLVSALAPQ, encoded by the coding sequence ATGACGACCACGACCATCACGACCACCACCGGAGCCCGTCGCGGCCTGGCCGCGGCACTCCTGTCCCGTCGTGGATCCGTCTACCTGAACGCCCCGGCCCCCGCGCCGGCCACGCCGAAGACGTCCGCCGACTCCCTCGCCGGAATCACCCTGCTGGAGGCCGATCTCCTCGAGCGCGGCTTCCTCGTCTCGAACGACCTGCGCCAGGCCCTCGCCCGCAGCACCGACACCCAGCTCGTCACCGCCGGCCGCGCCTTGCTCGCCGACGTCGACGCGGCCCTCGGTGCGGACCGCGACCACACGCCCCTGTTCCGCAGCTTCCCGGCCAGCACCCCCGCCGACACCCTCTCCTTCTACGTCGACCGGGTGCTGTCCGTTCTCCTCCAGGCTCCCGAGCAGCCGTGCGTCCTGTGCAGCGCGAACGACACCGTGCACGCGGTGGCCCCGTGTGCGCACCTGGTCTGCACGGCCTGCTTCGACGGCGCCGACTTCTCGGCCTGCCCGATCTGCCACCGCCGCATCGACGCCGACGACCCGTTCCTGCGCCCGCAGCACCACCGGCGCTCCGCAGGCTTCCGGCGCGCGCTCCCCGACCGGCTGCGCGTCCTCAACTACGGCGGCAGCCTCACGGATCGCACGGCCGACGCCGCTGCCGAACTGGCCGGGCTGCTGTCCCGCACCGGCGCGCTCAGTCCGCAGGACACCGACGACCTGGCGACCCTCCTCGACGAGGCGGGCGACCGCACCGACGTGTCGTGGCTGCCCGAGGCGATCCCCGGCCGGGAGACCAAGGCCCGCGTCCTGGCCTGGCTCCTCGACGAGGCGGACCAGTACAAGGTCGTGCTCCCGGCCGTGATCTCCCGCATCACCACGGCCACCGACGTGCTGCGCCTTGCGGCCGTCCGCTCCGGCGGCGACGCAGGGCTCGTGAACCCGACCCGCTTCACCGCCATCCCGCGCCCGCTGCGCCGCGCACTGCTGCAGGCCCTCGACCACCTCGACGTGACCCTGGTTGCGGAGGACATGGACCGCCACGCGCAGGGGTGGAAGCACCTGGCTGAGCGGCTGCACCCCTTCGAGTACGCCACCCGCTATCCGTACGCGGCCCTCGCCTTCGCCGCGCTGCGCGAGACCACCCTCACCGATGACGCCCTCTCCCGCTCGCTGCGCGCCACGGCCCGGAACGTGCCGATCGCCAACACCAACCGGCCGAAGGTCGCCCTCGCGCTCTGGTCCGCCCAGGTTGAGACGGCCCTCGCCTCGGCCGACGTGCACCGTGTGCTGCCCCTGCTGGCGCAGCGCCCTGGCGAATTCCTGCGTCGGCTGGACCACGTACTGCGTCTCGCGGAAAGCGACCGGGCGCACATCGTCCTCGATGCCCTGGAGCGGGCTGTACCCCACGTTGCCCCGGCCGTGGTCCTGTCCGCGCTCGGTGAGATCCGCACCCGGGCCCGGAAGGGCACCGAGCGGGTCTTCTTCCCGAAGGGCGGCAACGCCAAGGCGCACATCGTCGCGGACGAGCGCGCCTCGCTCGCGGGCGCCGTCGTCGACAATGCCGTGACCATCCTGACCGGCGAGATCCTGCGCCGTGCGGGCCGGCTCACCCCGGTGGACACCGCGGTCATCGACGCGGGCCTGGACGGCGTGATCGCGCCGTTCGCCGAGCGGACCGCCTCGCGCGCCCTGGTCACCCTGCCGCGCGGCAGCGAGCTGCCCCTGCCCGACGGGCGCACGGTCCGGCTCTTCCTCCACTGGATGGAGAGCGCCACCTCGGGTCGCACCGACCTGGACCTGTCGGCGGCGATGTTCAACGACGACTGGCAGCACGTCGGCACCTGCGACTACACCCGCCTCCGCTACGAGGGGTCGGCGGCCGTGCACTCGGGTGACCTGCAGAGCGCACCCGCGCCGCAGGGCGCCAGCGAGTTCGTCGACCTCGACCTCGACAAGCTGGCCGCCGCAGGCGTCCGCTACCTCGTCGCCGTGGTCTTCTCCTACAACAACGTTGCCTTCGACGACCTCGCGGACGCCTTCGCCGGATTCATGGCCCGCGACGAGGACGGCAACACGGGAGCCGCCTTCGACCCGCGCCAGGTCGAGCAGCGCTTCGACCTGACCGGCCAGTCCCGTGCCAGCGTTCCCCTGCTGATCGACGTGAAGGGACGCACCATGCGCTGGCTCGACATCGTCCGGGGCGTCACCGGGACCAACCACGCCGTCCACCGGCACGCGAGCGACCTCGCCACGCTCGGGGAGGGCCTGACCGGCCTGTTCACCTCCGGCGCCCGCGTCGGACTCGGTGAACTGGCCACCTGGCAGGCGGCAAGCCGCGCCCGCACCGTCGTCGTCCGCCACCTGGACGGCTCCACCACCGCCTACCGGCGCCGCACGGAGGAGACCACCGTGGCCTTCGCCGCGCGCATCGGCACTCCGCACGCCGACGAGGGCCTGGACCTGGACGCCACCGACGTTCACCTCGCCTACCTGGTGCGCGGCGACCTGGCCCTGGCCGAAGGCGGTGAGGCGTACGCGCTGTACCCGGCAGGACTGGACGCCCGGCAGGTGCGCCTGCTCGGCGCCTCCGACCTGGTCTCCGCGCTCGCACCGCAGTAG
- a CDS encoding methyltransferase domain-containing protein, which produces MDWESAARRLAAETVIRPESRWFQALATTPRHLFLPRWWTRTTSSSSSEHVWELRDGAGDTDAWLRDVYADTTLVTRVGPHHADHAEMGQTLPGGRDLRSTSSSTLPALVLLMYRAAFITDTSRLLVTTGSGYGTALACVRLGEEQVTSVDVDPYLVKAARERLAAAGHHPRVEVCDLTGDLPAGSYDRIISTVSVSAVPVSWLKALAPGGRLVTTLAHTGLVIVADKAPDGGAVGYVAPEAAGFMSARHGEDYDDTFPENPQVWQTAQHAEGESITTSRYPLMYVPDTWDVRSTLELLAPDIDHRQHKSDDGTRTVYMLHADGSWARATATGRRESPTVHQGGPRRLWDELERIRTWLAVDGDLPVRGATVTITPEGAATFSRRGWSATIT; this is translated from the coding sequence ATGGACTGGGAATCAGCAGCGCGACGGCTTGCCGCCGAGACCGTGATCCGGCCCGAGTCGCGCTGGTTCCAGGCCCTGGCCACCACGCCGAGGCACCTGTTCCTGCCCCGGTGGTGGACCAGGACCACCAGCAGCAGCAGCAGCGAGCATGTGTGGGAGCTGCGTGACGGTGCCGGCGACACCGACGCATGGCTGCGGGACGTCTACGCCGACACCACGCTCGTCACCCGTGTCGGCCCCCACCACGCCGACCACGCCGAGATGGGCCAGACCCTCCCCGGGGGAAGGGACCTGCGTTCCACCTCGTCCTCCACGCTGCCCGCACTGGTGCTGCTGATGTACCGGGCCGCGTTCATCACCGACACCTCCCGCCTGCTGGTGACCACCGGCAGCGGCTACGGCACGGCCCTGGCCTGTGTTCGTCTCGGCGAGGAGCAGGTCACGAGCGTGGACGTCGATCCGTATCTGGTGAAGGCGGCGCGGGAGCGGCTGGCCGCTGCCGGCCACCATCCGAGGGTCGAGGTCTGCGACCTGACCGGCGACCTGCCCGCGGGCAGCTACGACCGCATCATCTCCACCGTCTCGGTGTCCGCCGTGCCCGTCTCGTGGTTGAAGGCGCTCGCCCCCGGCGGACGGCTGGTGACCACCCTCGCCCACACCGGGCTGGTCATCGTCGCGGACAAGGCCCCAGACGGCGGCGCCGTCGGGTACGTCGCACCGGAGGCGGCCGGGTTCATGAGCGCACGCCATGGCGAGGACTACGACGACACCTTCCCGGAGAACCCCCAGGTGTGGCAGACCGCCCAGCACGCCGAGGGCGAGAGCATCACCACCAGCCGCTATCCACTGATGTACGTGCCGGACACCTGGGACGTGCGCTCCACGTTGGAACTCCTCGCGCCCGACATCGACCACCGCCAGCACAAGTCGGACGACGGCACCCGCACCGTCTACATGCTCCACGCGGACGGCTCCTGGGCCCGCGCCACGGCTACGGGACGCCGAGAATCCCCAACCGTGCATCAGGGCGGGCCGCGGCGGCTGTGGGACGAACTGGAGCGCATCCGCACGTGGCTCGCCGTGGACGGCGACCTCCCAGTCCGGGGCGCCACGGTGACCATCACCCCCGAAGGGGCGGCCACGTTCTCTCGCAGGGGCTGGTCGGCCACCATCACCTGA
- a CDS encoding DUF262 domain-containing protein → MTRQTSRPLEHHNLRTSDRSPREISTSFRDTFGLDLDPDYQRGDVWSGDQRIALIRSWLTGTPTGVVILNDRTTPEWKEANGYDPTDRGEAMYACIDGKQRITAAYLWYDDELAVPATWFPADDVTVTEETDDGPYVRLSGLSKPARLKFANRAHLSIAMAKVATVAEEAEIYLLVNGGGTPQSDGDMDNAARVASTGSPRAAR, encoded by the coding sequence ATGACTCGTCAGACCAGTCGCCCGCTTGAGCACCACAACCTGCGCACCTCGGACCGCTCGCCCCGCGAGATCAGCACGAGCTTCCGCGACACCTTCGGGCTCGATCTCGATCCGGACTACCAGCGCGGTGACGTATGGAGCGGCGACCAGCGCATCGCGCTCATCCGGTCGTGGCTGACGGGGACGCCGACCGGTGTGGTGATCCTGAACGACCGCACCACACCCGAGTGGAAGGAAGCCAACGGGTACGACCCGACGGACCGCGGCGAGGCGATGTACGCGTGCATCGATGGCAAGCAGCGCATCACCGCGGCCTACCTGTGGTACGACGATGAACTGGCCGTCCCCGCAACCTGGTTCCCCGCCGACGACGTGACCGTCACCGAGGAGACCGACGACGGCCCCTACGTGCGCCTCTCGGGCTTGAGCAAGCCGGCCCGGCTGAAGTTCGCCAACCGCGCGCACCTGTCCATCGCGATGGCCAAGGTCGCCACGGTTGCCGAGGAAGCCGAGATCTACCTCCTGGTCAACGGTGGCGGCACCCCGCAGAGCGACGGCGACATGGACAACGCGGCCCGCGTCGCGTCGACGGGCTCCCCCAGGGCGGCCCGGTGA